A genome region from Coprococcus phoceensis includes the following:
- the era gene encoding GTPase Era, whose amino-acid sequence MRADYKSGFVTLIGRPNVGKSTLMNYLIGQKIAITSNKPQTTRNRIQTVLTTEEGQIVFVDTPGIHKAKNKLGEYMVNVAERTLNEVDVVLWLVEPSTFIGAGEKHIADQLKKVKTPVVLVINKVDMVKREEVLTFIDAYRKIYDFAEIVPVSARSGENTDELVKVILQYLPYGPQFYDEDTVTDQPERQIVSELIREKALHCLNEEIPHGIAVSIDRMKARKKVMDIDATIICERDSHKGIIIGKQGSMLKKIGSTARFEIERLLDCKVNLQLWVKVKKDWRDSDFLIQNFGYKNEEE is encoded by the coding sequence ATGAGAGCAGATTATAAATCAGGTTTTGTAACATTGATCGGGAGACCGAATGTAGGGAAATCTACATTGATGAATTATCTGATCGGACAGAAGATCGCGATTACATCGAACAAACCGCAGACAACAAGAAATCGAATCCAGACCGTTTTGACAACGGAGGAAGGTCAGATTGTCTTTGTAGATACACCTGGAATCCACAAGGCGAAAAATAAGCTTGGGGAATATATGGTGAATGTGGCGGAGCGGACATTGAATGAGGTCGATGTGGTACTTTGGCTTGTGGAGCCGTCTACCTTTATCGGGGCAGGGGAGAAACACATCGCAGACCAGTTAAAAAAAGTAAAGACGCCGGTTGTGCTGGTAATTAATAAAGTAGATATGGTAAAAAGAGAAGAAGTGCTGACGTTTATAGATGCATATCGTAAAATATATGATTTTGCGGAGATTGTTCCGGTATCGGCAAGAAGCGGGGAGAATACAGATGAGCTTGTGAAAGTGATTTTGCAGTATCTGCCGTATGGTCCACAGTTCTATGATGAGGATACGGTTACAGATCAGCCGGAGCGCCAGATTGTATCGGAATTGATTCGCGAAAAGGCGCTGCACTGTCTGAATGAGGAAATTCCGCATGGAATTGCAGTGTCGATTGACCGTATGAAAGCGCGAAAGAAAGTGATGGACATCGATGCAACGATCATTTGTGAGCGTGATTCACATAAAGGAATCATCATCGGAAAACAGGGAAGCATGTTAAAGAAGATAGGAAGTACCGCCAGATTTGAGATTGAGCGTCTTTTAGATTGCAAGGTAAACTTACAGTTGTGGGTGAAGGTGAAGAAAGACTGGAGAGACAGTGACTTCTTGATTCAGAATTTTGGATATAAAAACGAGGAAGAATAA
- a CDS encoding insulinase family protein encodes MNINAMTNYELIQQKELKDLKSEGYLLRHKKSGARVLLMENDDENKVFTIGFRTPPEDSTGLPHILEHSVLCGSKNFPVKDPFVELVRGSLNTFLNAMTYPDKTVYPVASCNEKDFQNLMHVYMDAVFYPNIYEHDEIFRQEGWSYNLESKEDALTYNGVVYNEMKGAFSSPEGVLDRVILNSLFPDTSYANESGGDPEVIPELTYEQFLEFHSRYYHPSNSYIYLYGDMDMEEKLEWLDREYLSKFDTLQIDSAIREQAPFDAVKEIEMEYSIASDESEEDNTYLSYNKVIGTSLDRELYLAFQVLDYALLSAPGAPLKKALVDAGIGKDIMGSYDNGIYQPIFSIIAKNANLEQKEEFLSIVERTLSEIVKKGMDTKALEAGINYHEFRYREADFGNYPKGLMYGLQIFDSWLYDDEKPFIHVEAIETFEFLKENIENGYFEKLIQKYLLDNTHGAIVVVKPEKGRTARMDRELEEKLQNYKEGLSDEEVEKLVRDTKQLQQYQEEPSAAEDLEKIPVLRREDISREIAPIYNEVLDFDSTPVVYHEIETNGIGYVDLLFDLSGVSEEMLPYAGILQAVLGIIDTNNYEYGELFNEINVHTGGIGTSLELYPNVEKVKEKEFKATFEIKTKALYGKLPVAFCMMQEILTESQLTDEKRLKEILSMAKSRLQMRFQSSGHTTAALRAMSYASPLSKLKDLTSGIGYYEIVKQIEEHFEEEKDVLIKNLQTLTKLLFRPENMMVSYTAAREGMEDLEKLVSELKAKLFTEPVQGQPCVIHCEKKNEGFKTSSKVQYVARAGNFIDGGASYTGALQILKVILSYDYLWQNVRVKGGAYGCMSNFTRIGDGYFVSYRDPNLEKTNEIYEGVAEYLRQFSVGERDMTKYIIGTISNIDQPMTPALKGERSMNLYMNHVTAQMIEEERAQILDANEEDIRALAEVVEAVLGSNQICVIGSEEKIEEQKSLFKETKSLF; translated from the coding sequence ATGAACATAAATGCAATGACAAACTATGAGCTGATACAGCAAAAAGAATTGAAGGATTTGAAGTCGGAAGGATATCTGCTGCGCCATAAAAAAAGCGGGGCGAGAGTGCTTTTGATGGAAAATGATGATGAAAATAAGGTGTTTACGATTGGATTTCGCACTCCTCCGGAGGACAGTACAGGACTTCCGCATATTTTGGAGCATTCGGTGCTGTGCGGATCGAAAAATTTTCCGGTAAAAGATCCGTTTGTAGAGCTTGTGAGAGGATCATTGAACACATTTTTGAATGCGATGACTTACCCGGACAAAACGGTCTATCCGGTGGCAAGCTGCAATGAAAAGGACTTTCAGAATCTGATGCATGTTTATATGGATGCGGTGTTTTATCCGAATATTTATGAGCATGATGAGATATTCCGTCAGGAGGGATGGAGCTATAATCTGGAATCAAAAGAGGATGCGCTGACTTATAATGGGGTGGTGTACAATGAGATGAAAGGAGCATTTTCCTCACCGGAGGGAGTACTTGACCGTGTGATCCTGAATTCACTTTTTCCAGATACCTCTTACGCGAATGAGTCGGGCGGAGACCCGGAAGTGATTCCGGAGCTTACGTATGAGCAGTTCTTAGAATTTCACAGCAGATATTATCATCCGTCCAATAGCTATATTTATCTGTATGGCGACATGGATATGGAAGAAAAGCTGGAATGGCTGGATCGAGAGTATCTGTCGAAGTTTGATACACTGCAGATTGATTCTGCAATCAGAGAGCAGGCTCCATTTGATGCTGTAAAAGAGATTGAGATGGAATATTCAATTGCAAGTGACGAGTCGGAGGAGGATAATACTTATTTATCATACAATAAAGTAATCGGAACAAGTCTTGACCGCGAATTGTATCTGGCATTTCAGGTTTTGGACTATGCACTTTTATCTGCACCGGGCGCACCGCTTAAGAAGGCGCTTGTGGATGCCGGTATCGGAAAAGATATTATGGGATCGTATGACAATGGAATTTATCAGCCAATTTTCTCGATTATTGCGAAAAATGCAAATTTGGAGCAAAAAGAAGAGTTTCTTTCTATTGTGGAACGAACATTGTCAGAGATCGTGAAAAAGGGAATGGATACGAAGGCGCTGGAAGCAGGTATCAATTATCATGAATTCCGTTATCGTGAGGCTGATTTTGGAAATTATCCAAAAGGGCTGATGTATGGACTTCAGATTTTTGACAGCTGGCTGTATGATGATGAGAAACCATTTATTCATGTGGAGGCAATTGAGACATTTGAATTCCTGAAGGAAAATATAGAGAACGGATATTTTGAGAAGTTAATCCAGAAATATCTGCTTGACAACACACATGGAGCGATTGTTGTAGTGAAACCGGAAAAAGGGCGCACTGCAAGAATGGACAGAGAACTGGAAGAAAAACTTCAGAATTATAAAGAAGGATTGAGTGACGAAGAAGTTGAAAAACTGGTACGGGATACGAAACAATTGCAGCAGTATCAGGAAGAACCGTCGGCAGCGGAAGATTTGGAAAAGATTCCAGTGCTGAGAAGAGAAGACATCAGCCGTGAGATTGCGCCGATTTATAATGAAGTGCTGGATTTTGACAGCACGCCGGTTGTTTATCACGAGATTGAGACAAATGGAATCGGATATGTGGATTTATTGTTCGATCTGTCAGGAGTATCAGAAGAGATGCTTCCGTATGCAGGAATTTTGCAGGCGGTACTCGGGATTATTGACACAAATAACTATGAATATGGTGAGCTGTTCAATGAGATCAATGTACACACAGGTGGTATCGGGACGTCGCTTGAATTGTATCCGAATGTAGAAAAAGTGAAGGAAAAAGAGTTTAAGGCAACGTTTGAGATCAAGACAAAAGCCTTATATGGCAAACTTCCGGTTGCATTCTGTATGATGCAGGAGATTTTAACAGAGTCGCAACTGACAGATGAAAAACGTCTGAAAGAGATTCTTTCCATGGCAAAATCAAGACTGCAGATGCGTTTTCAGTCTTCCGGACATACAACAGCGGCTCTGCGAGCAATGTCGTATGCATCTCCGTTATCAAAGTTGAAAGACCTGACATCAGGAATCGGATACTATGAGATTGTAAAACAGATTGAAGAGCATTTTGAGGAAGAGAAGGATGTTTTGATAAAGAATCTGCAGACACTTACGAAATTACTGTTCCGTCCGGAAAATATGATGGTAAGTTACACGGCTGCAAGAGAAGGAATGGAAGATTTGGAAAAACTTGTGAGTGAATTGAAGGCGAAATTATTTACGGAGCCTGTACAGGGGCAGCCTTGTGTGATTCACTGTGAAAAGAAAAATGAAGGATTTAAGACATCGTCCAAAGTACAGTATGTAGCTCGCGCAGGAAACTTTATTGACGGTGGAGCTTCTTATACTGGAGCGCTCCAGATTTTGAAAGTGATTTTAAGTTATGATTATCTGTGGCAGAACGTCCGTGTAAAAGGCGGAGCATACGGATGCATGAGTAATTTCACAAGAATCGGAGATGGTTACTTTGTGTCTTATCGCGATCCAAATCTGGAAAAGACAAATGAGATTTACGAAGGTGTGGCAGAATATCTGAGACAATTCTCAGTAGGAGAACGGGACATGACGAAATATATTATCGGAACGATAAGCAATATTGATCAGCCTATGACTCCGGCATTAAAAGGAGAGCGTTCTATGAATCTTTATATGAATCATGTGACTGCACAGATGATAGAAGAAGAGAGAGCGCAGATTTTGGATGCAAACGAAGAGGATATCCGGGCACTGGCGGAAGTGGTTGAGGCAGTTCTTGGAAGCAATCAGATTTGCGTAATCGGAAGCGAAGAGAAAATTGAGGAGCAGAAGAGCTTGTTTAAAGAGACAAAAAGTTTATTTTAA
- a CDS encoding Na+/H+ antiporter NhaC family protein, with protein MHISKKKVLSVCSSVFVLTLILSMTVFAAEKAPKPQLYATFWALIPPVVAIALALITKEVYSSLFVGILVGALLYSGFSFEKTVVHIFEGGIISVLSDKYNVGILVFLVILGAMVSLMNRAGGSAAFGEWAGQHIKLRVGAQLATIALGVLIFIDDYFNCLTVGSVMRPVTDKHNVSRAKLSYLIDATAAPVCIIAPISSWAAAVTGFVEGEDGFSIFMQAIPYNFYALLTIVMMIGIVLLKADYGPMRTHEMNALKGDLYTTENRPYENVSEGVVNHNGKVIDLVIPILSLIVCCVIGMIYTGRFFDGVGFVEAFSNSDASVGLVLGSFFGLIITIALYVVRKVLNFSDCMSCIPEGFKAMVPAIMILTFAWTLKAMTDSLGAAEFVATTVEQFAGGLMNFLPAIIFLIGCFLAFATGTSWGTFGILIPIVVAIFANTNHELMIISISACMAGAVCGDHCSPISDTTIMASAGAQCDHVSHVSTQLPYAITAAAVSFVTYIIAGFVQSAWIALPIGIVLMVGTLLVLSMKK; from the coding sequence ATGCATATTTCAAAAAAGAAAGTATTGTCAGTGTGTTCGAGTGTTTTTGTGTTGACGCTGATACTGTCTATGACGGTGTTTGCGGCTGAGAAAGCACCGAAACCGCAACTGTATGCTACTTTTTGGGCATTGATCCCTCCCGTTGTGGCGATTGCTCTCGCGTTGATCACAAAAGAAGTATATAGTTCACTGTTTGTTGGTATTTTGGTAGGAGCATTACTCTACTCGGGATTTTCATTTGAAAAAACGGTAGTACATATTTTTGAAGGCGGAATTATCAGCGTGCTTTCTGACAAGTATAATGTTGGAATTTTGGTATTCCTTGTGATATTGGGAGCAATGGTCTCCTTGATGAACAGAGCAGGAGGTTCCGCAGCATTCGGAGAATGGGCAGGACAACATATCAAATTACGTGTGGGCGCACAGCTTGCGACAATTGCACTTGGTGTGTTGATTTTTATTGATGACTATTTTAACTGTCTGACTGTGGGAAGCGTGATGCGTCCGGTGACAGACAAACATAATGTGTCTCGGGCAAAGTTGTCTTACTTGATCGACGCAACAGCGGCTCCGGTCTGCATCATTGCACCGATTTCTTCGTGGGCGGCAGCGGTGACCGGGTTTGTAGAAGGGGAAGATGGATTTTCAATCTTTATGCAGGCGATACCATATAATTTTTATGCACTTCTTACAATTGTGATGATGATTGGAATCGTATTGCTCAAAGCAGATTACGGTCCAATGAGAACACATGAGATGAATGCTTTGAAAGGTGATCTCTATACAACAGAGAACAGACCGTATGAAAATGTATCTGAAGGTGTTGTGAATCATAATGGAAAGGTAATTGATCTGGTGATTCCGATTCTTTCACTGATTGTGTGCTGTGTTATCGGAATGATCTATACAGGCAGATTTTTTGATGGAGTAGGATTTGTGGAGGCATTTTCAAACAGTGATGCATCTGTAGGTCTTGTGCTTGGAAGCTTTTTCGGACTGATCATAACGATTGCATTGTATGTGGTACGCAAAGTATTGAATTTCTCGGATTGTATGTCATGTATTCCGGAAGGATTCAAGGCGATGGTGCCGGCAATCATGATCCTGACATTTGCGTGGACATTAAAAGCGATGACAGACAGTCTTGGAGCAGCAGAATTTGTTGCAACGACAGTTGAGCAATTTGCGGGTGGACTGATGAACTTCCTGCCGGCGATCATTTTCCTGATTGGATGCTTTCTTGCATTCGCGACAGGGACATCATGGGGAACTTTTGGTATTTTAATCCCAATCGTAGTTGCGATTTTTGCAAACACGAACCACGAACTGATGATTATTTCTATTTCAGCATGTATGGCCGGTGCGGTTTGTGGAGATCATTGTTCGCCGATTTCTGACACGACGATCATGGCGTCGGCAGGTGCACAGTGTGACCATGTAAGTCATGTGTCCACTCAACTTCCGTATGCGATAACAGCTGCAGCGGTATCGTTTGTGACTTATATTATCGCCGGATTTGTGCAGAGCGCATGGATTGCGCTGCCGATTGGTATAGTGTTGATGGTAGGGACACTGCTGGTGTTGAGTATGAAAAAATAA